The genomic window GTGGACATCGACACGCCCGAGCGAGTGTGGCTCCGCGAGGAAGGGGTCCTGACCCGCGCGAAGGGCCTGTTCCTCTCGGTGAACACGTGGAAGGCCGTGCTGTACCTCGCGAGCAAGTTCGTCGTGGGGATCCTCTCGTTTATCCTCCTGCTGACGCTGTTCGTGACCAGCGGCACGCTGATGGCCGTCCCGCTGTTCTACGACCAGCCCGGCGTCCACGTCGGTCTCATCATGCACGGGCCGGTCCAGTTGACGCCCTCCCTGTACGTCCCCTGGGATAGCCTGCTCATCGGCGTCGAAACGGTGGTGACAATCACCTCGTGGGAAGTGACCACCCTGCCGCAGGCGCTGTTGATGTCGCTGCTGGGCTGTTGTCTCCTGCTCGCCGCCATGAACGTCACGAACGCCTTCGCCTGGATCACCGGTCGCTACGCGCAGTTCATGCTCGGCGAGGCGTCGGTCAACCCGGTCGTCGACAGGGATATCTGACCGACGGTCAGCGACCCCACTCGTAGAACCACCACGCCGCGCCGAACAGCAGCAGCCCCGCGCCGAGCACGGACGTCGTCGGTTCGGGAACGACGAACAGCACGAACCCGACGAGAAGCACCGCCGTGGGTTCGATCTCGTTCCAGTACTCGCTCCAGGTCGGTAGCGCCATACGCTGTGGACCACGTGGAGGCGGAAAAAACGGAACCGTGGGGATCGGTGACACCCGAAAGACCGAGCGGCCTGTGTCAGCGGACGACCGTCACCGGGACTTCCGACCGTCGCATCACCGACTCCGCGACGCTGCCGAGCAGGAGCCGTTCTATCCCGTCGCGACCGTGGCTCCCCATGACGATGCCCTCGGGATCGTGCTCCTCGACGTAGGAGATGATGGCGTGTCGGGGCCGGTCGACTTCCGTGAGCGTCGTCAGTTCGGCGTCGTACTCCGCGGCGATCTCGCGGGCGCGGTCGTGGATCCCGTCGGCCCGTTCCTTGGCGCTCTCGTACCACTCCTCGCCCATCGGCACGGTCTCGACGTTCGCCGGGTACGCCGCCTCGACCGGGTCGATGACGTACAGCGTCGTCACGGAGTCGTCGGGGAAGTGCTCCAGCGCGTATTCGAGCGCACTGTACGACAGCGGCGACCCGTCGATCGGGACCAGAATATCCGTCATGGATCGACCTACACGGAGGGATGACAAGTATCTGGCTCCGCGACCGATGAGCAACCGGCGGGACCGACGCCGTCACTCCCCGTCGATCTCCTCGAACGCGTCCGTCATGCGGTCGGCCATGTCGCCGGCCTCGATGTGGGAGTAGTGTTCCCGGACGATCTCCTCCGAGTTGTCGAGCGCCCGCGCCGCGGCAGCGTGCCCGAAGGTTCGGACCAGTACCTCGCCCGCGCCGCGCCGCGCGCCGTGGGGCTGGAGGTAGTCGTTGTCGTCGTCGAGGTTGATGTCGGCCTCGTCACAGAGTCGACGAAGTATCCGGCGTCCGGCGTCCGTCGTGATCGACGGCGGGGCCACGTCGAGCGCCAGGCACGTCTCGAACACCGTTCGGTCGGCTCGGGCGTCGGCGATCGCCGCGTCGTCGTACCCGCGATCCGCGAGTTCCGTCTCGATCCGGTCGGCCAGCGTCGGCCGGTGGAACGTCGGAAACACCGGCCAGTCGTCGCTCGGCGGGTCGAGTTCAGTTCGATATCGTCGTATTGGGTTTACGACCGGTTCGGGGAGACCGCGGTCGTCGAACCGCTGTTTCTTGGCGAACACCGTCAGGTAGCGGTCGTCGAGTTCGACATCGCGCCAGCGGACCCCGTCCCGCCGGTCGTCGTTCCGGTCGGCGAGCACCTCGGCCCCACGAACCCCCGAGTACGACAGGAGGTAGACGAGCGCGCGGTCTCGACAGGCCGCGATGGCGGCGCGGGAGTCCTCGCCGGCGAATGCTTCCCGGACGCGCTCATCGACGAACGACGTGAGCGCCCGTCGGTCCGCGGGACTCCACGCCTGCTGGTCTCCGCT from Halostella salina includes these protein-coding regions:
- a CDS encoding sensor domain-containing protein encodes the protein MSLRTPSNLRGKRPTVRSVVGVPFRAQTYKNLLYLALAFPLGLAYFIALSVGLSLSLAMIVLVVGVPLTALVLVCAVGAARFESILASVLLGVDIDTPERVWLREEGVLTRAKGLFLSVNTWKAVLYLASKFVVGILSFILLLTLFVTSGTLMAVPLFYDQPGVHVGLIMHGPVQLTPSLYVPWDSLLIGVETVVTITSWEVTTLPQALLMSLLGCCLLLAAMNVTNAFAWITGRYAQFMLGEASVNPVVDRDI
- a CDS encoding tyrosine-type recombinase/integrase, translating into MTRIDAVVDDFLADKGKGRGGESGNYRRDAARELDRFVSFLDDENRPTEFDDLSPSDLRAYARQLARQGWTAGTVRTYYAYVSSFCGWAVREGFLPENIAQRREATEPLPAENGRTSGDQQAWSPADRRALTSFVDERVREAFAGEDSRAAIAACRDRALVYLLSYSGVRGAEVLADRNDDRRDGVRWRDVELDDRYLTVFAKKQRFDDRGLPEPVVNPIRRYRTELDPPSDDWPVFPTFHRPTLADRIETELADRGYDDAAIADARADRTVFETCLALDVAPPSITTDAGRRILRRLCDEADINLDDDNDYLQPHGARRGAGEVLVRTFGHAAAARALDNSEEIVREHYSHIEAGDMADRMTDAFEEIDGE
- a CDS encoding universal stress protein — encoded protein: MTDILVPIDGSPLSYSALEYALEHFPDDSVTTLYVIDPVEAAYPANVETVPMGEEWYESAKERADGIHDRAREIAAEYDAELTTLTEVDRPRHAIISYVEEHDPEGIVMGSHGRDGIERLLLGSVAESVMRRSEVPVTVVR